A single window of Senegalia massiliensis DNA harbors:
- the rplL gene encoding 50S ribosomal protein L7/L12, which yields MSEKITNIIDQVKELTVLELSDLVKALEEEFDVSAQAPVMVAGGGAAAGGAAEEEQSEFDVILANAGNSKIKVIKAVREITGLGLKDAKGLVDGAPAPVKEGVEKEAAEEMKAKLEEVGATVELK from the coding sequence ATGAGTGAAAAAATCACAAACATAATAGATCAAGTTAAAGAGTTAACTGTATTAGAATTATCAGACTTAGTTAAAGCTCTTGAAGAAGAGTTTGATGTAAGTGCACAAGCACCAGTAATGGTAGCAGGTGGCGGAGCAGCAGCAGGTGGAGCAGCAGAAGAAGAGCAATCAGAATTTGATGTTATACTTGCAAACGCTGGAAATTCAAAAATTAAAGTTATTAAAGCTGTAAGAGAAATAACTGGACTTGGATTAAAAGATGCTAAAGGATTAGTTGATGGAGCACCAGCGCCAGTTAAAGAAGGCGTTGAAAAAGAAGCAGCTGAAGAAATGAAAGCTAAGTTAGAAGAAGTAGGAGCTACTGTAGAGCTTAAGTAA